The genomic segment CATGGAGTCGTTCGGCGTGATGTCGCTGATCCAGGGCGCGAAGTTCCGCACGCCGGTTCGTCCCGGCAGCGTGCTGGACCTGCAGGTCACGATGGAAGCGATGGACGACGCGAGCGCACGCGTGCATGCGCGGGCCCATGCCGCCGGCCGCGAAGTCGCCAGCGCCCGTATCGTCTACGCCATCGTCCCGATCGCGGACATCATCGGCGCGCGTTACATCGAGTTCTGGCGCGACATCGTCCGCTCGTGGGCGGCAGGCCTCGATGCCGTCCCGGTGGGAATCGCACGATGAGCGACGTCGTCGTGACCGGCACGGGCGTGGTCTGCGCCACGGCCACGGGCCGCGAGGCGTTCGCCGATGCCCTGCTGGAGGGACGCTGCGGCGCGCGACCGCTGCGCGCGTTCGATGCGGCAGCACTGCCCGTGCGCATCGCGTGCGAGGTGGACCTGGACGCGCTGCCGTTCGATGGCATACCGCCGAAAGCGCGCAAGCTGATGAGCCGTGCGACCATGTTCGCGGCCGTAGCCGCGCGGCTCGCGCGCGACGACGCCCGGCTCGCTCCGGGCGACGCCGACCCGCAGCGCATGGGCGTCGCGTTCGGCGCCGGCGGGATGGGCACCGTCGACACGGAGTTCCTCGATGTCGAGATCGCCGCAATGGAGACCTGTCACCAGAACGGCGGGTTCACCTGGGATCATTTCTTCGACGCATACCAGCGCATCGTCAACCCGCTCGCCGCGATCCGCGCCCTGCCGAACCTGGCTGCGGGCACGCTCGGCATCCTGCACGACGCGCAGGGCGTCAACGTGACGGTCGCGACCGCGTGCACCTCGGCGACGCAGGCGATCGGCGAGGCGATGCGTGCGCTGGAGCGCGGCGAGGCGGACGTGATGATCACCGGCGGCGCGGACGCAATGATCAATCCGACCGGGGTGGTCGGCTTCCACCTGCTGGGTGCACTTTCGCGTCGCAACGATGACCCGGCGCACGCATCGAGGCCGTTCGACCGGGACCGCGACGGTTTCGTGATCGGTGAGGGCGCCGGTGTGCTGATCCTCGAGCGCGAGGAGTTCGCGCGGGCGCGCGGCGCCCCGATCCGCGGTCGCGTGATCGGCTACGCGTCGGCATGCGACGCCTACCGCATCACCGACGAGCGCCCCGACGGCGCCGGCGCCGCGCGCACCATGCACCGCGCGCTGCGTGATGCCGGAATCCTGCCCGAGGACGTCGGCTACATCAATGCGCACGGCACCGGCACGCGCATGAACGATCGCCTCGAGACGCTCGCGATCCGCAGAGTCTTCGGCGCCGCGCCGCCGCCCGTCAGCTCCACGAAGTCGATGGTGGGTCACATGCTCGCGGCCGCCGGCGCAGTGGAAGCGATTGCGACCCTGATCGGACTGGCGGGCGGCTGGCTCCCGCCGACCATCAACTACACGACGCCGGACCCCGAATGCGACCTCGACTGCGTCCCCGGCGCCGCGCGCCGCAGTCGCGTAGAACTCGCTCTTTCGAACTCGTTCGGGTTCGGCGGGCAGAACGCCTGTCTTCTCCTGCAGTCACCCTGACCGCCGAGGTCCCGCATGAGCACCGTGTCAGCCACCTCCATGCGCGATGCGACCGCCATCCGCAACATGATCGTCCAGGTCCTGAGCGTCCCGGCGGAGAGCGTGCACCCCGACGCGGATCTCGTGAACGAGCTGGGCGCCGAATCGATCGATTTCCTCGACCTCCTCTTCCAGCTGGACGACGTCGTCGGTGAACGCGTGCTGCCCGAGCACTGGAACGCGTGGCTGCGAGCATGTGCGCGTGAGCGGGGTGCGCCGCCGGTCATCACGCCGCGGATGCTCGGGGAGTTCGTCGTCTACTGCCGGACCGCACTCGATGTCAGCTCCCGGACCGGAGAGAACTCATGACACGCCGTGACATCACGATCGGGGTGCTTGCACTGCTCGCTGTTGCGGCGTGCACCCATCGCGTGACGCAGTCGACGGATCCACAGCGGACTGCGCGCCTGGTCGCCGCCTGGCCGGACTCCATTGAAGGCGTGCTATTGCGTGATGGCAGCATCATCGAGTTGCCCTCCCAGTCCAATGCACGACTCGAGGATGACACGCTCATCGTGCGGACCGTGCCTGTCGGCTCGACCGTGCAGCTCGACACCATTCCCGTGCGCGACGTCAGTCATGTCATCGTCCGACGGCTCCACAAGGGGCGAACGATCGCCGCGGCCATCATCGTCCCGGTCGCGATCATCGGCACCATCGCGCTCATTGCAAGCGAAGAGGACGAGCCCGACCCGCCGCCGCAGACCTCCTGCCCCTTCATCTACGCGTTCGACGGCAGCCGCTTCGTGCCCGTCGCCGAGCCGCTCGGCGGCGCAGTGTCGAGGGGCATGCAGCGCACCGACCTGTCCCGCCTCGAGGGGCTCACACCCGTCGGAGGTGAGTACCAGCTCGTCATTGCGAACGAGATGCGTGAGGTGCAGTACCTCGACGCGTTCGACCTGATTGCCGCCGATCATCCGCTCGGCACCACCGTGATCGCCGACCGCTCGGGCAGGCTCCACGTGACCGGCTCCACGATCGCACCGTCGCATGCATCTGCCCAGGGCCGCGACATCCTCCGTGAAGTGGACAGCGTGGACGACCGCTGGTGGTCACCGTCCACGGCCGTGGCAACGTTCGACGACGGCAACGCACGTGATACCGTGACGTTCACATTCGCGCGCCCCGCCGTCGATGACGCGCGCCTGGTGCTGCACATGCGGACGTCCCGCCTTGCAGCTCATTCACTCAAGGCCATGCTCGAGCTGTGGGGGAGTGAGGCCGACCACTGGTACGGTCTGCTCGACGGCTCGCCAGCCGCGCGCAGTGCCCACGAGCAGTGGATCCAGCGCGAGGAGCTGTTCGTGATGCGCGTGTGGGTGCGGGAAGCATCCGGCTGGGTCGCACAGGACGCTGCCGTTGGCGGCGGCCCCTACATCTCCGAGCTGCAGGCCGTCACGCTGGATCTGAGTCGCGTGAGCGGCGACGTCGTGGAAGTGCGGATGCATCCCCCGACCGGCTTCTGGGACATCGACTTCGTCGCTCTGGATACCACGCGCAGCGCGCCGCCCGTCCAGACGACGCTGCGCATCGTCGCTGCCGATCCCATCGGCGACCAGGACGCACGCGCACTGCTGCGGGAGGAGGACGGCGCGCACCTGGTCATGGCGGAGACCGGCCAGCGCTTCGGTGTCGTGTTCGCGGCGCCGCCGCTGGCCCCCGGCAGGACGCGCACGCTGTTCAGTCGCAGCACCGGCTACTATCGCATCGAGACCGATCGAAGCGGCGCGCGCCAGACCGCGCAGCTTGACAGCCTGTGGCTCGAGCCAGGCTACGGCGTCAAGCTCGCACAACGACTCCAGGCGGCGAGGTCGCAGCGTGCGGCGGCCATGGAGCGGCAGGGCGGGCAACGAGTTCATTGACCTCCCGTGGCGTTTTGCCGCGGCCGTGGACCGGCGGGGCGGCCAACATTTTCGTTGACCTCCCGCCGCGCCGTGCCCAACTTGTTCAGACCTGCCTCAACGCCGGGCTCCCGCAGCTCGTCCGGCCGCTGTAAGACAATATCTGGCTTTGCATTACATCTACCGTAGGCCCGCGCGCGGCGTGTGACTGAGAGGACCAAGGTGTGCGCGACGGCGCGGTTTGCCATGGGGCTGCCCCGGCGCGACGCGTACATGCAGGGCGACTCTTTCCACGCGGCACATGGAGCGAGAGAACGCCCCCGCGCCCGACGCGGCATCGACACCACCGGCACCCCGGTCACCGCGCCTGCTGGCGCAGGTCCGGATCGCGATCCGCGTGCGACAGTTCAGTCCCCGGACCGAGCAGGCATACGTCGCCTGGATCCGCCGCTTCGTGCTTCATCACGGCAAGCGACACCCGGCGCAGCTAGACGCAGGCGCCGTAGAGGCGTATCTCGCGCACCTCGCCAGTCGGCGGGTGAGCGCCTCGACCCAGCGACAGGCTGCCAGCGCGATCCTGTTCCTGTACCGCGAGGTCCTGCGCCAGCCGATGGAGCTGCCCGGCCGCGTCGCACGGCCCGCGATCCCGAAGCGCCTGCCGGTCGTACTGTCACGCTCAGAAGTAGCGATGGTCCTGGCCGAGCTCAGGGGCACCCACCGCCTGGTCGCCAGCCTCCTGTACGGCGCAGGCCTGCGCCTGCTCGAGGCCCTGCAGCTCCGCATCAAGGACGTGAACCTGGACCGCAAGGAGATCGCGGTACGCGACGGCAAGGGCGGCCACGCCAGGATCGCCATTCTTCCCGCAGCGCTGCGCACCGACCTGCGCCGGCAGATCCGCAAGGTGACCCGCCAGCACGTGAACGACCTGCGCGACGACGCCGGCTGGGTCGAGCTGCCCGGTGCAATGAGCATCAAGTCCCCGGAAGCCGGGCGCAGCCTGCAATGGCAGTGGCTCTTCCCAGCGGCCCGGCGCTACCTCGACGAGGAGACCGGCCAGCACCGCAGGCACCACCTTCACGAAACCGCCGTGCAGCGCGCGGTGAGCACTGCAGTTCGCAACGCAGGAATCCGGAGTCGCGCGACGTGCCACACGTTCCGCCACTCCTTCGCCACTCACCTGCTCGAGGACGGCTACGACATCCGCACCATCCAGGAGCTGCTCGGCCATCGCAACGTGAAAACGACCATGATCTACACGCACGTGCTGAACCGCGGCGGCCGGGGTGTGCGTAGCCCGCTGGACGCGCTGGGCGAGCGGCGGTGAGGGCGGGTGCCGCGCGGCAAATATCAGCATCGGGGGTTGCGTGGCTCGCAAGGTTCGGGAAGGGCAGTATTCGGGGGAAAGGCGGGCGGGGGTGGGGGTTGCGGCGTTCTCGTAGTGGCGGGTTAGATGGGCTGGGCGGGATGTGGAGGTGGTTGGCAGGTTGTTGCTGGTAATTGGGCGTTAGACACCTCTACTCTAACCTCCGAACAAACTGCGATGCCCGTTGGAATCGTCTGTCCCGAGTGTGGCGCCGCCTCCGTTTTTCATCGCCCACCTATCTTGGAATGCCCGGTTTGCCAAGAGGTCCTTCCGGATGACCTTCGCCGGTCGGCAGAGGCGAGCCTAGCCATGCAGCGCCCACCGCGGCCGGCGCTCCTAACGGTAGGGGCGTATGTATCCGCATTGTTTGGATTCGTGGTTATTCTCACCTTCATATTCGCGCCTCTCAACATCGGGTCCTACAGCATCAACAACACTCCCGTGACCGGGCCTGAGTTTCTCCGCCAGGTGGGATGGTTGTTCGGCGCCGTAGGGGTGGTTTGCATCGCGGTGAGCTACGGTCTGTTCAAGGAAAGAATCTGGACGCGGCCGCTGATGCTTTCCTACTGGACTCTCCTTGGTGCGTACCTCTTGGGAGATGCGATTGGCCGAAACTCCAGCGAGGACCTGATCGGCGCGTTGCTCTTCACCTGCGTGACGCTAGGCTCGGCGAGCGCATACCTCTACCTTCGGAAGAGCGTGACTGACTACTATCGTACGATCGCAACCTCAGAAGCATTCAGCGCCCACGCGGTGCCGCGAGGTGTCTAACGTAGGCGGTGAAGCTGCCGGGCAGGCGAGGTGGCCGATCGGGGCTTGGAAGAGGTTCGTATAGCAGGGCTGCTGGGCCCGAGCATGGATGGGCCCGCAGCTTACCTCCAGGCGTTAGAATGACCGAACCCCCGCCCTGGCGGCCTCACTCCGGCTTTGCCCAGGCCGCGAGGATCGGCTAGAATCGATCATGTCTCCACGCCCTCGTGACACCTCAGAGTCGAGCTGGGCTACCCAACGGGCCGTCCTCGCGGCCATGGACCCGTCCTCTCGAGTCCAGATCGCCGTGGATCTAAGCGAATCCGTGCGCGAGATCCAGATTCAGGGGCTCCTCGCCAGGAACCCTGGATGGGCCCGGGCCGACGCAGTTAACTGGCTGATCCAGCGGCAGACCCCTTAGCGGCCGTGAGCCTCGCGTCGTTCCTGGCACTCGTCGTCCGCTCACTACGTGAAGCAGACATTCCATTCATGCTGACCGGTTCGCTCGCCGCAGCGTTCTACGGCTCTCCGCGCGCAACGCAGGACATCGACGTGGTGGTGGAGTCGCAGCCCGACAGTCTGAAGGAGTTCGTCACCTCACTTCGCGCAGCCGGGGTATACGTCGACGTTGGCGCCGCTTTGGACGCTCTCCGAACGGGCGGACAGTTCAACGCGATCGACCCCCAGACCGGTTGGAAAGCCGATCTGATCGTCCGTAAGAGCAGGCCGTTTAGTGAATCAGAGTTCAGTCGTCGGCGTGAAAGTGAACTCTTCGGCGTCGAGGTCGCGCTGGCGACCCTCGAGGACCTCGTAATCGCGAAGCTCGAATGGAGCGAGCTTGGTGACTCCGAGCTACAGCGTCGCGACATCCGTCAGCTTCTCGACATCGCCGGCGATTCGATTGACCACGCATACCTGGCGCGTTGGATCAACGCGCTAAACCTCAAGGAAGCCTGGGATCGGGTGTCCCGCTGAATCGTTGTTGCCATCCCTGCACATCAAACGGCCGGTCATTCTAACGTAGGCGGTGAAGCTTTCGGGCCTGTAGGGCAGCTGCGCAGTGCCTGGAAGGGGTTCGTATCGCAGGGTTGCTGGGCCTGAACATGGACGGGCCCGCAGCTTACCTCAGGGCGTTAGAACGCCTCCGTTCGTCGTGGCACATGTCAGTGTTGTGATAGCATGACCATCATGCTATTGTTCGGCAATGATCCGCTCGTTCCGTGGCGTTGCCGCAGAAGACCTCTTCAACGGCCGCGCGACCCGTGCGGCACGCCAAGCGATCCCGCAGGCCTTGTGGCGCGTGGCGGTGCGGAAGCTTGAAGCCCTGGATTCCGCAGAGTCCTTGCAGGATCTGCGCGTCCCCCCTGGGAATCGCCTCGAGCAGCTCAAAGGAGATCGGGCGGGCCAGCACAGTATTCGGATCAATGACCAGTACCGGATCTGCTTCAAGTGGAGCGAGGCAGGGCCGGAAGAGGTCGAGATCGTCGACTACCACTGAGGATGGCCATGGTGCGCGTTCCGACTCATCGCCCCCCGGTTCACCCTGGCGAAATGCTGTTGGAGGAATTCCTCAAGCCCATGGAGTTGAGCCAGCGCGACTTGGCTGACGCCATCGGCGTTCCGTACCAGCGCGTCAACGAGATCGTGAATGGACGTCGCGGGATCACCCCGAGTACGGCGGTGCGCCTCGGACACTATTTCGACATGAGCAGCGGCTTCTGGCTCAACCTGCAGACGCGTTGGGATCTCTACCATGCCGAGCGCGCCGAAGCCGCTGTGCTGAGAAAGATTCCCAAGTACCGCAGCGGCAAGCGCTCCCCTTCGCGCAATTGAGGCCGGCGTTCTAACGTAAGCGGTGAAGCTGTCGGGCTTGCAGGGCACCTGTGCAGAAGCTGGATAAGGTTCGTAAAGCAGGGCTGCTGGGCCGGAGCATGGAAGGGCCCACAGCTTACCTTCAGGCGTTAGGCGGAACCCGATGAGAGTCGAGTGCGATGTCGCGTGAGCTTGCGTGGAATCAGCTTCGACTGACACTGATGAACCTTGCGGCACCGCCGGATCGCCAAATCGGTGCTCTACCGAGCTTCGTCATCGCAGCTGATGAACTGGTTCTCGAGTTTGATGACTGGTACAAACTGATCCAGGGGACCGGCAAGGATCAGGTGTCAGACCGAGAGTTGGCTGCGCTCGCTGAGATCGATGCGTGGATCGATCTAATGGACTACGATCCCGAGCTCTACACGAAGAAGGCGTTGTACACCGACTCACGCTGGCAAACACTGCGCGTTCTCGCCGTGACAGCTCTCGAAACTTTCGGTTGGGACCCCGCCGGACCGGTCGGCGCTATCGACGAGCTCTACATTTCGACAGCCACATTAGTACTC from the Longimicrobiales bacterium genome contains:
- a CDS encoding HigA family addiction module antitoxin, coding for MVRVPTHRPPVHPGEMLLEEFLKPMELSQRDLADAIGVPYQRVNEIVNGRRGITPSTAVRLGHYFDMSSGFWLNLQTRWDLYHAERAEAAVLRKIPKYRSGKRSPSRN
- a CDS encoding phosphopantetheine-binding protein; its protein translation is MSTVSATSMRDATAIRNMIVQVLSVPAESVHPDADLVNELGAESIDFLDLLFQLDDVVGERVLPEHWNAWLRACARERGAPPVITPRMLGEFVVYCRTALDVSSRTGENS
- a CDS encoding beta-ketoacyl-[acyl-carrier-protein] synthase family protein, producing the protein MSDVVVTGTGVVCATATGREAFADALLEGRCGARPLRAFDAAALPVRIACEVDLDALPFDGIPPKARKLMSRATMFAAVAARLARDDARLAPGDADPQRMGVAFGAGGMGTVDTEFLDVEIAAMETCHQNGGFTWDHFFDAYQRIVNPLAAIRALPNLAAGTLGILHDAQGVNVTVATACTSATQAIGEAMRALERGEADVMITGGADAMINPTGVVGFHLLGALSRRNDDPAHASRPFDRDRDGFVIGEGAGVLILEREEFARARGAPIRGRVIGYASACDAYRITDERPDGAGAARTMHRALRDAGILPEDVGYINAHGTGTRMNDRLETLAIRRVFGAAPPPVSSTKSMVGHMLAAAGAVEAIATLIGLAGGWLPPTINYTTPDPECDLDCVPGAARRSRVELALSNSFGFGGQNACLLLQSP
- a CDS encoding integron integrase — translated: MERENAPAPDAASTPPAPRSPRLLAQVRIAIRVRQFSPRTEQAYVAWIRRFVLHHGKRHPAQLDAGAVEAYLAHLASRRVSASTQRQAASAILFLYREVLRQPMELPGRVARPAIPKRLPVVLSRSEVAMVLAELRGTHRLVASLLYGAGLRLLEALQLRIKDVNLDRKEIAVRDGKGGHARIAILPAALRTDLRRQIRKVTRQHVNDLRDDAGWVELPGAMSIKSPEAGRSLQWQWLFPAARRYLDEETGQHRRHHLHETAVQRAVSTAVRNAGIRSRATCHTFRHSFATHLLEDGYDIRTIQELLGHRNVKTTMIYTHVLNRGGRGVRSPLDALGERR
- a CDS encoding type II toxin-antitoxin system RelE/ParE family toxin; this encodes MIRSFRGVAAEDLFNGRATRAARQAIPQALWRVAVRKLEALDSAESLQDLRVPPGNRLEQLKGDRAGQHSIRINDQYRICFKWSEAGPEEVEIVDYH